In Coregonus clupeaformis isolate EN_2021a unplaced genomic scaffold, ASM2061545v1 scaf1786, whole genome shotgun sequence, the following are encoded in one genomic region:
- the LOC121561905 gene encoding cyclin-dependent kinase 5 activator 1-like: MGSAMSISLREKAVHFKDGPDTVGHFFEVQTRKSGKDKTLKRYSPWRRIVKKKGSKKVQAHENTNQNNIAHLSNENLEKSQSSSNLSTLTLEKSQSCDKLSTQYQSTPAIANSSNNAASSVEKAPLTNSNTAPDTLQTVIVQDLDTPKRPVMVHATTGELLRCLGEFLCRRCYLIQDMSSMDPELWLRVVDRYLLDNRYQNQSCINPAMVVFLYMLCREAVSSEVATLHELHAVLLTCLYTTCSYMGNQISYPLRPFLVETCRQTFWIRCMSITKLMSGKMLQMNTDPNFFSQMFADLKNESQKEEKKSRLLSGVYSTQ, translated from the coding sequence ATGGGATCCGCAATGTCTATCTCACTCCGCGAGAAGGCAGTCCACTTCAAAGATGGGCCGGACACGGTGGGCCACTTCTTTGAAGTCCAGACCCGTAAGAGCGGCAAAGACAAGACCCTGAAGCGCTACTCGCCATGGAGGCGGATTGTGAAGAAGAAGGGCTCCAAGAAGGTGCAGGCCCACGAGAACACCAACCAAAACAACATCGCCCATCTGAGTAACGAGAACCTGGAGAAGTCTCAGTCCTCCTCCAACTTGTCCACCCTCACCCTGGAGAAGTCTCAATCCTGTGACAAGCTGTCCACCCAGTACCAGAGCACTCCAGCCATCGCCAACAGCTCCAACAACGCCGCCTCGTCGGTCGAGAAGGCCCCCTTGACCAACTCCAACACGGCCCCCGACACGCTCCAGACGGTGATCGTCCAGGACCTCGACACGCCCAAGAGGCCGGTGATGGTCCACGCTACAACCGGCGAGCTGCTGCGCTGCCTGGGTGAGTTCCTGTGCCGGCGCTGCTACCTGATCCAGGACATGTCTTCCATGGACCCGGAGCTGTGGCTGCGGGTGGTTGACCGTTATCTGCTGGACAACCGCTATCAGAACCAGAGCTGCATCAACCCGGCCATGGTGGTCTTCCTCTACATGCTGTGCCGCGAGGCGGTCTCCTCCGAGGTGGCCACCTTGCATGAGCTGCATGCCGTGCTGCTTACTTGCCTCTACACGACCTGCTCCTACATGGGCAACCAGATCTCCTACCCCCTGAGACCCTTCCTGGTGGAGACCTGCAGGCAGACCTTCTGGATCCGCTGCATGTCCATCACCAAGCTGATGAGTGGTAAGATGCTCCAGATGAACACAGACCCTAACTTCTTCTCCCAGATGTTTGCTGACCTGAAGAACGAGAGccagaaggaggagaagaagagccgCCTGCTCAGCGGTGTGTACAGCACTCAGTGA